Within Bdellovibrio sp. ArHS, the genomic segment GTGATCGTGATGGCCGACCATCTTGATTATGATGTTCACGTCTTTGCCTTTGGGAATGGCGATGGCTTTAGGCGTCCGGTAGTTGGTCTTTTTGCCTTCCACCCAAATTTCAGCGCCTTCTTGTTCTGAAACCACCATACAAAGACAGTGTGGTGCTTTATCAAATCCCAAAAGTTCTTTTAGATTTTTAAACCAAGCCATAACGCTCCCAAAATCGAAAATGGGTTTAGCACAGCTTGGTTTTAGAGTCCTAGAGTTTTAATGAAAACTGGACCTGTTTTTTTAATGAAGGGCGTGAGGCGCAATAAGGAAGAACTCAGGGATTTCGACGCTGAAGCTCTCTCCGCTTTCGGATACGAAGTAGTATTTTCCCTGCATGCTGCCGGTTGACGCATTGAGTGGACAAGCGCTGTCGTATTCGAAAGTTTGCCCAGGTTGGATTTTGGGTTGGATTCCGACAACCCCGGGGCCGCGGACCTCTTCCTTTTTGCCCGAGGAGTCCATAATAATCCAATGACGACTCATCAATTGGGCCGGCATAGACCCTTTGTTGGTGATGGCGATTTTATACGCGAAGAAATGATATCCCTGCTCAGGACGGGATTCTGAGGGAACGTAGACCACCTTCGCGGAAATCTGAAAATCAGGAGTCGTTGTTTTTTGCATTGCCATAGTGAAATAAAGGATAAATTCGTCCACAAAAAAGGTCAATGGCCGAACCTTTTAGATCTGCAATGTTGTGCGAAAATACAGTTATTTAAGAATGAGGTTCTCGATTTCAAACACAATGGGGTTGTGGTCTGACGGAAAATGGGATTTTGCATCCATCGTCCGTGGGATGTCTCGTTCCATGCCAAACTCATCTTTATACTTATGAACATGCGCAGAGCCAGCTTTGATTAGTTTTTGCAGAGTGGGGGATAAGAAGGCGAAATCGATCTGACGTCCTTCGACTCTTTGGCCATTGCGAACCTGATAAAAAGTGGCGCGAGCCTCTTGCGCAAGATTCATCACCTCAAAGACATCCTTGAGGGGTGTCTGAGAATAAATGTCTTTAAACTCTTCATCGGTATTAATCAGGCTGGCGTTTCCGTTAAAATCGCCGGCCATCAGGATCGGGACGTCGGGATGTACGGTTTCAAGTTCGCGGTAAATTTCCAGCAGCGTGCGAAGCTCTGCCTGGCGACGTTCAAAACCATTTGGGTCAATGCGTTCCGGATCCAAGCGGGATTTCAGGTGAGACAGTAAGATAATAAAGAAGGGTTTTTCTTTGTCTGTTTTGAAAAGTCGCAGCTCTGCCACATCCCGGGAAAAGCGGTGACTGGTTGTGACTTTGCCGCCCTTGACGGGATACCCGCTTTGCAGGCTTTGTCGCTCATGCGGGTAAAGGTAATTGATCGGTCGGTTTTTGTTGGATTGAAGATCGAAATAAAAGGGCGAATTCTTACGAATCAAAAAGCCGACGTCGATGTTTCTTTCTGAGTTTCCCTCAATCAAACAAGGCGAATACGCATCATCCATAAAGAGATGGTTGAAGTTTTTTAAGGACTCAAAACCACCGACTTCGCACAGCATAACGATGTCGGCATTGATCTCTTTCAGGGCTTTGGCGATATCCCCGGTTTTTTTAAGTGATTTATTTTCGTAAACGGATGACGACAGTCTTTGCCACTGAGTTTCGCTCAATTCTAGAACTTCCTTGCCTGGTGTTCCGTCGAACATCAAAAAGAGGTTCTCTGCATTGAGTAAGCATAATTTTAAATTTGTGGTCTCAGTCCACGTCATATTATGATTTTACGGAATTTTTCGTCCTAATCACAAACTAAAAGTGAGGAAATACAGTGGCTAAAAAAACCGCCTCGGCAAAAACTTCGAATAAAATTCATTTCCGTTCCTGGATTGAAACTTTCGACATCGGCAAAGAACTTAAAGTAAAGAATGAATTGACAGGCTTTGTCTATTTTCTGGGTGTGGACGATAGTGCTAAATTCACCTCCTGGGTCCAACAGCACTCTTTGCCTTGGCAGGCCTCTTCTTTAAAACAGAATGACAAGGACTTTGTTTATTTTGTGGGGCAGCAGGGGCCCGTGTGGATTCTTCGCTCGCGCAAAAAGAACAGTGTTGGTCACGACGGTTTGATCGATGAATCCGGCTACACTTGGGCGCGTGATCAGTTTGGCTCTTTGGTCGCCCATTTCAAAGCCCATCATCTTAATGCAGTCCAAATTGAATTTCATGGCACGGAAGCGGATCAGGACTTGGGAGCTTTGGTCGGCATGGATATCGCCACGTATAATTTCCGTCAATTTGTGGACGGTAAGCAGTTGGCAGACCTTCCCAAAGTCAGTTTGAAAAAGACCTTGGGAAGCTTCGATAAGAATATCGTGAAAGAGGCGATGATTCGCGCGCGCGCGGTGAATTTGGCTCGCCATTTGGTAAATCTTCCACCGAATGATTTAAACCCTGAATCCTTTGCGGAAATCGCGGCAAAGCGACTGGCCTTTCCAACCACTTTGAAAGTGGCGATTTGGGATGCTAAAAAATTGGTCCAAGAAAAAATGGGATTGCACGTCGGCGTAGGGCAAGGAGCCGAACATGGGCCGTGCATGGTTCATCTGAAATACCGTCCTGCTAAAAAATCAAAATTAAAGCCGGTGGCTTTTGTCGGAAAAGGTATCACCTTCGATACTGGTGGCTTGGACATCAAACCTTCTTCGGCGATGCGCTTGATGAAGAAGGATATGGGTGGTGCGGCCAGCGTGATCGGTCTGGCTTTGTGGGTGGCTGAAAGTAACTATCCGGGGCCTGTGGATTTCTATTTGGCTTTAGCGGAAAATGCGGTGGATGGAAAATCCTTCCGTCCTAGTGACGTACTTACGGCGCGCAATGGGCTTCGTGTTGAAATTGATAACACCGATGCGGAAGGTCGTTTGGTGTTGGCCGATGTGTTAGACGTCGCCTGCACTGTCAAAGGGGCGGATGAGCCTGAATACGTCATTGACGTCGCCACTTTAACCGGGGCGATCAAAGTCGGTTTAGGTGCTGAAATCGCCGGACTTTTTTCAAATGATGATAACTTGGCTGCGGCTTTGACTCGGGCCGGTCAGCGCGCCGGTGATCTGAACTGGCGTATGCCTTTGTTTGAAAAATATTTTGGCGAGATGTCATCTCCCTTTGCCGATTTTAAAAATTCAGGCGGCGGTTTCGGCGGAGCCATCACCGCAGCTTTATTCCTGCAAAAATTCGTGCGTGGAAAAAAATGGGCCCACTTAGACGTGTATGCCTGGTCGGACAAAGCGCATGGAGCTTTGACTTCCAGTGGTGGCAGTGGTCAGCCCGTTCAATGTTTGATCGAGTTTTTGACGAAGAGAATTTAGAAAATTTTTAAGACTAGATGATTCTTTTCTTTCGACGGGCTTTGCGATCATGGATCACATAGCCCAAGATAACCATGGACGAGATAAAGATTATCCCAAACAAGATCTCAAGGTTGTAGATAAAATCCAGCAGTCGAATCATTGAAGAGTTGATCGGAATTTGTTTATATTTGATAAACATAACAAATGTTATATGCGGAGTTTTCCTATCAATTTGTAATCATCTTTTTCGATCAAATGTGTTTTGTTCGATTTGAGACTGGAATGGTGGTCCCCCATGTATTTCGCGAATGCTTAAGTAGTTCGTCAGTATGGGGTTCCGTTAGGTTCTGTTTGTCTGCATTATTGAACCATCGTGGTTTTTATCTGCTACACAGACATCAACGGCAAGGGCCGCATCTTTACCGCCACCGTGGCGGTAAATTTGTCAGCTTAAAACTTTGCTAAAGACATTGCGATAGCCATCGGATCGATTCGAATGAGTAATGACTTCGTTTTGAAATCGGCGAAGGTATTTGCCTTTAAGCTTTACATCCAAAAAGCTTCTGCGACTTGATCAACTGGCGGACGGGTTCGGGAACGCATTGTTCCCAGCGCGGATCGTTCTGTTCGATCATCTTCATCACGTCGGCTGAATGCAGATATTCACCGGTTTCATCGCAGCCCGAGATATCGACAATCTGTTGATTCTCGACGAAATAAGCATAGATATGGCGAAGGTGAGGCGCGGGAAAAAAACTCTTCGTCGTCAGGCAAAGAAGCGGCGTTTTGTGAGGATAGACATAAAGCTTTGTCTTTTGCTCCAAAAGTTTGCCCAGGCCTTCCAAAAGGCCCCCTTCAAGATTGTTATAATGTTCTTCCGTGAAGAGCTTATTAAGATGGCTTGCTCCTACAACCAAAGCCATGAAGTGGGGATTGTAGCGGCGAATGAAACGTTTTAAGCCATAAAATAAGAAGAAGTTCGAAATCAGCACATGCTGTCCCAGACTTGTTAACGTTTCCACGCGGGCTAAAAAATCTTTTTCATTGATATGACCGTCAGCCTGCAGGTTGTGCATCGTCAGTTCCAGCATCGGCAGAACTTCCAGCGCCTTGCCTTCACTTTTATAGACATCATCTTTTATCTGCGCCAGGCCCTTTTGCAGAACATCCAAATGGGTCACGGTCACGGGACGGAATGTGCCTCGTTGAATTAAAAGTGCTTTGCCGTAAATGGCATCTGAAATATTCAAGATCTCATTCTTCGGAGAGAACAAAATCGCTTCTGCCAGGCCCCTGCGGACCAATTCTAGGTTCATCAGCCGCGCATCGAAATGTTCAACATCGGGCCCCTGAAACTTGATCACATCAATCACGATCTGACCGTCTTTCAAGCTCTCAACCAGACGAGGAATAAAATCTTCTGTTGGTTGCAAATGATAAAACGCACAATGCAAAAGATTGACGCCCAGAACTCCCAAAGCCTCTTGCTGTTGCAGACGGTGGCGATCCAACATGCGCACATGCAGAATGATGTCGTTGGCGGGACCATTGGGTCTGGTTTGAAAACGCACGCCCATCCAGCCATGAGATTGTTTGTTGCTGCCGGAAGAAGCTGTTGCGACGGTATTCGCAAATGAAAAGAAGCAGGTGTTTTTCCCGCGGGCCTCTGCCAGGCGGTCCACCAGCAGGTCATATTCGTGACCTAACATTTTAGTCAGGCGTGATTCGCAGACGTAGCGGCCATTGGCTTCGCGACCATAAATATCGTCACTGACGATCATGTCATAAGCGGAAATTGTTTTGGCAATTGTTTGAGAAGCTTTGCCGGCTTGAAAAAAATGCCGAGCGACTTCTTGACCCGCGCCGATTTCAGCAAAAGCTCCGTAGCGGGCCAGATCTTTATTGATTTTCAAAGCTTTGCTTAAAGTGGTCTCAACCATCGGAGCCTCAGACATTATTTCTTTTCTCCTTCAGGCTTACTTTCAGCTTTGACCCAACCGGTGATGGCCAGGCTCATCGCTTTTTCAATCGGCATGTCCAAAGGTGTCAGGCGCGAGCGGGGAACCATTAAGGTGAATCCCCCTAAACCATAGCTCATCGGAATATAAACCGCGATGCGATCGTCGGCATTTTGCTCAATAGCAGGAACGTCGCGGAAATTTTCCCGAGTGACCAAACCCAAAGCGCGAATACCCGTGTCGCCCAGATCGACCAACACCACTTTTTGCAGTCCTCCGGGACCGCCGCCTTTTGAAAATAAATTCATCAGATCACGCAGCGGAGAATAAATGGCCTTAATAAACGGAACTTGCGTTAAGCGCTGTTCCAGCTTTGTGAAAATGCCTCCAGCAAGCAGGTTGTTGAGCATCAGACCCAACAGGAAAATTAAAATAACCGTTAGCAGAAAACCCAAGCCCGGAATATAGATGGGCAGAATCTGGCGAAGAGCGTCTCCAAGAAAGCTGTCTACGATGGCGATGCCCGCGTAGATGATGTAGATCGTCAGTGCAATCGGAAGGAAAGTCACAAGACCTTGCAAGAAGATTTTTTGGAGTTGTTTCATAGCTGGATGTCCTGTCTTTTATCACGTATCGGCTCTTTTAAATATCAGCTAAGTCGAGGCTCTTCAAGGCTTTGTGC encodes:
- the apaG gene encoding Co2+/Mg2+ efflux protein ApaG — encoded protein: MAMQKTTTPDFQISAKVVYVPSESRPEQGYHFFAYKIAITNKGSMPAQLMSRHWIIMDSSGKKEEVRGPGVVGIQPKIQPGQTFEYDSACPLNASTGSMQGKYYFVSESGESFSVEIPEFFLIAPHALH
- a CDS encoding leucyl aminopeptidase family protein; translation: MAKKTASAKTSNKIHFRSWIETFDIGKELKVKNELTGFVYFLGVDDSAKFTSWVQQHSLPWQASSLKQNDKDFVYFVGQQGPVWILRSRKKNSVGHDGLIDESGYTWARDQFGSLVAHFKAHHLNAVQIEFHGTEADQDLGALVGMDIATYNFRQFVDGKQLADLPKVSLKKTLGSFDKNIVKEAMIRARAVNLARHLVNLPPNDLNPESFAEIAAKRLAFPTTLKVAIWDAKKLVQEKMGLHVGVGQGAEHGPCMVHLKYRPAKKSKLKPVAFVGKGITFDTGGLDIKPSSAMRLMKKDMGGAASVIGLALWVAESNYPGPVDFYLALAENAVDGKSFRPSDVLTARNGLRVEIDNTDAEGRLVLADVLDVACTVKGADEPEYVIDVATLTGAIKVGLGAEIAGLFSNDDNLAAALTRAGQRAGDLNWRMPLFEKYFGEMSSPFADFKNSGGGFGGAITAALFLQKFVRGKKWAHLDVYAWSDKAHGALTSSGGSGQPVQCLIEFLTKRI
- a CDS encoding DUF502 domain-containing protein encodes the protein MKQLQKIFLQGLVTFLPIALTIYIIYAGIAIVDSFLGDALRQILPIYIPGLGFLLTVILIFLLGLMLNNLLAGGIFTKLEQRLTQVPFIKAIYSPLRDLMNLFSKGGGPGGLQKVVLVDLGDTGIRALGLVTRENFRDVPAIEQNADDRIAVYIPMSYGLGGFTLMVPRSRLTPLDMPIEKAMSLAITGWVKAESKPEGEKK